From the genome of Biomphalaria glabrata chromosome 1, xgBioGlab47.1, whole genome shotgun sequence, one region includes:
- the LOC106070390 gene encoding spermatogenesis-associated protein 48-like → MISGVPTNYIVTPIKDDYKATESALNLMNEKRRRRHMRFPSLKYRHDIDSFQLDMNANNSFKKWNDDGEHHSSAPCRAYDNLIEPTSGFVSAGADVNNNNYSNKVKSLVQLNTTPQSVNSRKLNKVHFDLTTPSKLQRENTWSPETPLLWNSKKKLDVVMRAKLGGWTSSADPRKLSEEVKRPQTSPLDELSRMRRDKLALKYQYGTSTHRAYEEVPWDSILPPKVQPPSSTLENRPDSVSHQLQTNRYEISPQEWQSVGKGLDTFLLRKGYYKDGPISFCSPYPRYQQIPSYSGSVGAENLEEVDNVKEEFIPFSVKRSIIPTPSETAHRPNIPWYTGCTLWQGSYAPFQINELENRYPHPKIQTPVSQKPQSPESYKRKSEVSKMVTLVPPKNPFNTIETEPLQV, encoded by the exons ATGATTTCTGGAGTACCTACTAACTATATTGTGACACCAATTAAAGATGATTATAAAGCAACAGAGAGTGCTCTAAATCTAATGaatgaaaaaagaagaagaagacataTGAGATTTCCATCACTTAAATACCGACATGATATAGACTCTTTTCAGCTGGATATGAATGCCAATAACAGTTTCAAAAAATGGAATGATGATGGTGAACATCACTCCAGTGCTCCATGCAGAGCCTATGATAATCTCATTGAGCCAACATCTGGATTTGTAAGTGCTGGAGCAGACGTCAACAACAATAATTATAGTAACAAAGTTAAATCATTGGTGCAGTTAAATACAACTCCTCAGTCAGTAAATTCTAGAAAGCTCAACAAGGTTCACTTTGACCTTACAACTCCATCCAAGTTACAGAGAGAGAATACATGGTCTCCAGAGACACCATTATTGtggaacagtaaaaaaaaattggacgtAGTTATGCGAGCAAAGCTAGGAG gatGGACTAGCTCTGCAGATCCAAGGAAACTTTCTGAAGAAGTTAAAAGACcacaa ACTTCTCCCTTAGATGAATTGTCCAGAATGAGGCGTGATAAGCTTGCATTAAAATATCAGTATGGAACATCTACTcatag GGCTTATGAAGAAGTGCCTTGGGATTCAATTTTACCTCCAAAGGTTCAACCTCCTTCCTCAACATTAGAAAACAGGCCAGACAGTGTTTCACATCAATTGCAAACTAACCGCTATGAAATATCACCCCAAGAATGGCAG agtGTTGGGAAAGGTCTTGATACTTTCTTACTAAGAAAAGGATATTATAAAGATGGTCCTATTTCATT cTGCAGTCCATATCCCCGATATCAACAGATTCCTTCATATAG tggaagtgttgggGCTGAAAATCTGGAAGAAGTTGATAATGTCAAGGAAGAGTTTATACCATTTTCTGTGAAGAGAAGTATCATTCCTACACCATCTGAGACAGCAca CCGTCCAAATATCCCTTGGTACACTGGATGTACTCTTTGGCAAGGTTCCTATGCACCTTTTCAAATTAATGAACTAGAAAATAGATATCCACATCCTAAAATCCAGACCCCAGT ATCACAGAAGCCACAGTCACCTGAAAGCTATAAAAGAAAATCAGAAGTTTCTAAGATGGTGACACTGGTCCCACCCAAAAATCCTTTTAACACAATAGAAACAGAACCATTGCAAGTCTAG